A region from the Aeromicrobium choanae genome encodes:
- a CDS encoding class I SAM-dependent methyltransferase, producing MSHYFDRAPSTEDERRTISVEVWGERREFVTSTGVFSGDRIDKATALLLAESTAPPAGSTVLDLGCGWGPIACSLAAHGSTVWAVDVNERALELTAQNARGLDVHTALPDDVPADLRFDAIWSNPPIRIGKEALHELLLTWLPRLRPGGEARLVVGRNLGADSLQRWLTDHGHPAERVASSKGFRVLSVR from the coding sequence GTGAGCCACTACTTCGACCGCGCGCCCAGCACCGAGGACGAGCGCCGCACGATCTCGGTGGAGGTCTGGGGCGAGCGGCGCGAGTTCGTCACCTCCACCGGCGTCTTCTCCGGCGACCGGATCGACAAGGCCACCGCGCTCCTGCTGGCCGAGAGCACCGCTCCCCCGGCAGGCTCCACCGTCCTCGACCTCGGCTGCGGCTGGGGACCGATCGCCTGCTCGCTGGCCGCGCACGGCAGCACCGTGTGGGCGGTCGACGTCAACGAGCGCGCGCTCGAGCTCACGGCGCAGAACGCACGCGGGCTCGACGTGCACACCGCGCTGCCGGACGACGTCCCGGCCGACCTGCGGTTCGACGCGATCTGGTCCAACCCCCCGATCCGGATCGGCAAGGAGGCCCTGCACGAGCTGTTGCTCACGTGGCTGCCCCGGCTGCGCCCCGGCGGGGAGGCGCGCCTCGTCGTCGGCAGGAACCTCGGGGCCGACTCGCTCCAGCGGTGGCTCACCGACCACGGCCACCCCGCCGAGCGCGTGGCCAGCAGCAAGGGCTTCCGCGTCCTCTCGGTCCGCTAG
- a CDS encoding acetyl-CoA carboxylase biotin carboxylase subunit: MSERQRVVFIANRGEIAARVLRTVRELGHRGAVAFPAVDADLPYVMAADLTVELSGPRDFGDVEAMVAAARSAGADLVHPGYGFLSENAAFARAVEAAGMAFVGPSPDVIELMGDKASARTAAVRAGLAVAPGSDGAVETVDEARRVALEAGYPVMLKAVAGGGGIGMAVVPDAASFDRAFESVTSRAASVFGDSRVIVERYIERSRHIEVQVMGLPGGRAVALSERDCSVQRRHQKVVEESPSPALDPESRASLLRRAAALTESVGYVGAGTIEFIHDLDSGESFFLEMNTRLQVEHPVTEAVHGVDLVAWQLSIATGDPTVPELSVEPQGHAIELRLYAEDSERFLPRPGAIETWRMPDGEGVRVDAGYADGTVVTPFFDPLLAKVIVWAPSRAEAIERARAALERTEIVGPGSNLGFLARVLTEPEFVDATHDTGIVGRMTATPVR, encoded by the coding sequence ATGAGCGAGCGACAGCGTGTCGTCTTCATCGCCAACCGCGGCGAGATCGCCGCACGCGTCCTGCGCACGGTCAGGGAGCTCGGGCACCGGGGCGCCGTGGCGTTCCCGGCCGTCGACGCCGACCTGCCGTACGTCATGGCCGCCGACCTCACGGTCGAGCTGTCGGGCCCGCGCGACTTCGGCGACGTCGAGGCGATGGTCGCCGCGGCGCGCTCGGCCGGTGCCGACCTCGTCCATCCCGGGTACGGCTTCCTGTCGGAGAACGCCGCGTTCGCCCGCGCCGTCGAGGCGGCCGGGATGGCGTTCGTCGGCCCGTCGCCCGACGTGATCGAGCTGATGGGCGACAAGGCCAGTGCCCGCACCGCGGCCGTTCGCGCCGGCCTCGCCGTGGCCCCCGGCTCCGACGGCGCCGTCGAGACCGTAGACGAGGCGCGCCGGGTCGCCCTCGAGGCTGGGTACCCGGTGATGCTCAAGGCCGTCGCCGGCGGAGGCGGGATCGGCATGGCCGTCGTGCCCGACGCCGCGTCGTTCGACCGGGCCTTCGAGTCCGTCACGAGCCGGGCCGCGTCGGTCTTCGGCGACAGCCGTGTGATCGTCGAGCGCTACATCGAGCGCTCGCGGCACATCGAGGTCCAGGTCATGGGCCTGCCGGGTGGCCGAGCCGTTGCCCTGTCCGAGCGTGACTGCTCGGTCCAGCGCCGCCACCAGAAGGTGGTCGAGGAGAGTCCCTCCCCGGCCCTCGACCCCGAGTCCCGGGCGAGCCTGCTGCGGCGCGCGGCCGCGCTCACCGAGTCCGTGGGCTACGTCGGCGCGGGCACGATCGAGTTCATCCACGACCTCGACTCCGGCGAGTCCTTCTTCCTCGAGATGAACACGCGCCTGCAGGTCGAGCACCCCGTCACCGAGGCGGTGCACGGCGTCGATCTCGTCGCCTGGCAGCTGAGCATCGCCACCGGCGACCCGACGGTCCCGGAGCTCAGCGTCGAGCCGCAGGGCCACGCCATCGAGCTGCGGCTGTACGCGGAGGACTCCGAGCGGTTCCTCCCGCGTCCCGGGGCGATCGAGACGTGGCGGATGCCCGACGGCGAGGGGGTTCGCGTCGACGCCGGCTATGCCGACGGCACGGTCGTCACGCCGTTCTTCGACCCGTTGCTGGCGAAGGTGATCGTGTGGGCGCCGTCCCGCGCCGAGGCGATCGAGCGTGCCCGTGCGGCCCTCGAGCGGACGGAGATCGTGGGACCCGGCTCCAACCTCGGGTTCCTGGCCCGCGTCCTGACCGAGCCCGAGTTCGTCGACGCCACGCACGACACCGGGATCGTCGGCAGGATGACCGCGACGCCCGTGCGCTAG
- a CDS encoding ABC transporter permease yields the protein MTAVDTANLASTTDTPTRRARKAGRLSVGVSYAILLIVLIVVLFAGFLAPYDPNKQDLNAILLPMSGDHWLGTDDLGRDVFSRMLYGTRVSVLAALLAVGISVVIGLPLGIAAGWLSGSTDLIVMRVVDAVMSFPAIVLAIGITATMGPDITTAMISVGIVMSPAILRLARAQTMAIRSETYIEAAKSFGARGLRRMVVPHVLPNIIQPVLVQVAVLMGFALIAEASLSFLQLGVQPPTASWGAVLSRAYTFLDQAPMQIFIPGIAIAATVFAFNIIGDEIQRLLDPKRK from the coding sequence ATGACCGCTGTCGACACCGCCAACCTGGCCTCCACGACCGACACACCGACGCGCCGCGCACGCAAGGCCGGCCGCCTCTCGGTGGGCGTGAGCTACGCGATCTTGCTGATCGTGCTGATCGTCGTGCTCTTCGCCGGGTTCCTGGCGCCCTACGACCCCAACAAGCAGGACCTCAACGCGATCCTGCTGCCGATGAGCGGCGACCACTGGCTCGGCACCGACGATCTCGGGCGCGACGTCTTCAGCCGCATGCTCTACGGCACCCGCGTGTCCGTCCTGGCCGCGCTGCTCGCGGTGGGCATCTCCGTCGTGATCGGCCTGCCCCTGGGCATCGCCGCCGGATGGCTCAGCGGCTCGACCGACCTCATCGTCATGCGCGTCGTCGACGCGGTCATGTCGTTCCCGGCGATCGTGCTGGCGATCGGCATCACGGCGACGATGGGGCCGGACATCACCACGGCGATGATCTCGGTCGGCATCGTGATGTCACCGGCGATCCTGAGGCTGGCTCGAGCCCAGACGATGGCGATCCGGTCCGAGACGTACATCGAGGCGGCGAAGTCGTTCGGCGCGCGCGGGCTGCGGCGGATGGTCGTGCCGCACGTGCTGCCGAACATCATCCAGCCCGTCCTCGTGCAGGTGGCGGTGCTGATGGGCTTCGCCCTGATCGCCGAGGCGAGCCTGAGCTTCCTGCAGCTGGGCGTCCAGCCGCCGACCGCCTCCTGGGGCGCCGTGCTCTCACGGGCCTACACGTTCCTGGACCAGGCGCCGATGCAGATCTTCATCCCCGGCATCGCGATCGCGGCCACCGTCTTCGCGTTCAACATCATCGGCGACGAGATCCAGCGTCTCCTCGACCCGAAGCGGAAGTGA
- a CDS encoding ABC transporter permease — MRILRVVGTCLVSAIPTLILATFIVFMLQRLIPGDPAVAIAGEYATPENLARIREDLGLNQPLWSQYLTWIGNAFTGDLGTSFQTGESISALVMQRLPLTLILTTMALFVAVAVGLPTGVIAAQKVDTSFDRFLTTGATFGIAIPNFWLGMMLIIVFALNLGWFPGPGGVSLQDDPAQALKGLVLPALALGLVGGAEICRQVRSAMVESLSTDYVRTHRAKGLSNRSIVWKHALKNSSLPFATIIGLQVSRLIGGAVVVEAVFGLSGIGSLAVEATNQRDYGVIQAVVFVAAVIVLLTNLIVDVSYRLLDPRIS, encoded by the coding sequence ATGAGGATCCTGCGCGTGGTGGGGACCTGCCTGGTCTCGGCGATCCCCACCCTCATCCTGGCGACGTTCATCGTCTTCATGCTGCAGCGGCTGATCCCCGGCGATCCGGCCGTCGCGATCGCCGGCGAGTACGCCACCCCTGAGAACCTGGCACGGATCCGTGAGGACCTGGGCCTGAACCAGCCGCTGTGGTCGCAGTACCTGACGTGGATCGGGAACGCCTTCACCGGTGACCTCGGGACGTCCTTCCAGACCGGGGAGTCGATCTCCGCCCTGGTGATGCAGCGGCTGCCGCTGACCCTGATCCTGACCACGATGGCCCTCTTCGTGGCGGTCGCGGTCGGCCTGCCGACCGGTGTCATCGCCGCGCAGAAGGTGGACACGAGCTTCGACCGGTTCCTCACGACGGGTGCCACGTTCGGCATCGCGATCCCCAACTTCTGGCTCGGCATGATGCTGATCATCGTGTTCGCGCTGAACCTCGGGTGGTTCCCCGGGCCGGGAGGCGTCAGCCTCCAGGACGACCCCGCCCAGGCGCTCAAGGGACTGGTGCTGCCGGCGCTGGCTCTCGGGCTCGTGGGAGGCGCCGAGATCTGTCGCCAGGTGCGCAGCGCGATGGTCGAGAGCCTCTCGACCGACTACGTCCGCACGCACCGCGCCAAGGGCCTGTCGAACCGCAGCATCGTGTGGAAGCACGCGCTGAAGAACTCCAGCCTGCCGTTCGCCACGATCATCGGCCTGCAGGTGTCGCGCCTCATCGGCGGCGCCGTCGTGGTCGAGGCCGTGTTCGGCCTCTCCGGCATCGGCTCGCTGGCCGTCGAGGCGACCAACCAGCGTGACTACGGCGTGATCCAGGCGGTGGTGTTCGTCGCCGCGGTGATCGTCCTGTTGACGAACCTCATCGTCGACGTCTCGTACCGCCTGCTCGATCCGAGGATCTCCTGA
- a CDS encoding ABC transporter ATP-binding protein, whose product MSLLTVEGLQVHFGHEGSQVQALYDVDLTIEPGEIVGLVGESGSGKTVTSLALMGLLDPRSSRIEGRAVLDGKPLWRGKGEKRTPRRELPMAMIFQEPMTALDPVFTVGSQLVETLRIRRGMGKAEARTESLSLLEAVGISDPKARMKAYPHELSGGMRQRVMIAIALACDPKLLIADEPTTAVDVTIQAQLLDLIKDLAKERGMAVLFVTHDLGVVSETCDRMITMYAGRIVERGPVAEVLASPGHPYTAGLLAALPSPESRGGRLATIPGRVPPPGLTIPGCVFESRCPYAQPECSVPQELLPLTPTREVRCIRSNELDFEGVAP is encoded by the coding sequence ATGTCATTGCTCACGGTCGAAGGACTCCAGGTCCACTTCGGTCACGAGGGGAGCCAGGTTCAAGCCCTGTACGACGTCGATCTGACGATCGAGCCGGGGGAGATCGTGGGACTCGTCGGCGAGAGCGGAAGTGGCAAGACCGTCACCTCCCTGGCCCTGATGGGACTCCTCGATCCGCGCAGCTCGCGGATCGAGGGGCGGGCCGTCCTCGACGGCAAGCCGCTGTGGAGGGGCAAGGGCGAGAAGCGGACCCCGCGCCGCGAGCTGCCCATGGCGATGATCTTCCAGGAGCCGATGACGGCGCTGGACCCGGTCTTCACGGTCGGGTCGCAGCTCGTCGAGACGCTCCGGATCCGCCGCGGGATGGGCAAGGCCGAGGCCAGGACCGAGTCGCTCTCGTTGCTCGAGGCGGTCGGGATCTCCGACCCCAAGGCCCGCATGAAGGCGTACCCGCACGAGCTCTCGGGCGGCATGCGCCAGCGCGTCATGATCGCGATCGCGCTGGCCTGCGACCCCAAGCTGCTCATCGCCGACGAGCCGACGACGGCCGTCGACGTCACGATCCAGGCGCAGCTGCTCGACCTCATCAAGGACCTCGCGAAGGAGCGCGGCATGGCCGTGCTGTTCGTGACGCACGACCTGGGCGTCGTGTCCGAGACGTGCGACCGGATGATCACGATGTACGCCGGCCGCATCGTCGAGCGCGGACCGGTGGCCGAGGTGCTGGCCTCCCCGGGGCATCCGTACACCGCGGGACTGCTGGCCGCGCTGCCCTCGCCGGAGTCGCGCGGCGGACGCCTCGCGACGATCCCCGGACGCGTGCCGCCGCCCGGCCTGACCATCCCCGGCTGCGTGTTCGAGTCGCGGTGCCCCTACGCCCAGCCGGAGTGCTCCGTGCCGCAGGAGCTGCTGCCCCTGACGCCCACGCGTGAGGTGCGCTGCATCCGCTCGAACGAGCTCGACTTCGAAGGAGTTGCCCCATGA
- a CDS encoding MmcQ/YjbR family DNA-binding protein codes for MGTAMTWSEIEAFLLGFPDTEASTSWGMPGVKTGGRLVAWWRDQDDSPGCVAFKVDRAELDGLVEDSSTPYFTIEHFRKFDSNAVLVRPEDVDPDELREMLTDAWLVTAKPTVRKAWLAEHGDGG; via the coding sequence ATGGGCACGGCGATGACGTGGAGCGAGATCGAGGCCTTCCTGCTCGGCTTCCCCGACACCGAGGCCAGCACGTCGTGGGGCATGCCCGGCGTGAAGACCGGCGGCCGGCTGGTGGCGTGGTGGCGCGACCAGGACGACTCCCCCGGCTGCGTCGCCTTCAAGGTCGACCGTGCCGAGCTCGACGGACTGGTCGAGGACTCCTCCACCCCGTACTTCACGATCGAGCACTTCCGGAAGTTCGACTCGAACGCGGTGCTCGTGCGTCCCGAGGACGTCGATCCCGACGAGCTGCGCGAGATGCTCACCGACGCGTGGCTCGTCACCGCGAAGCCGACGGTCCGCAAGGCCTGGCTCGCCGAGCACGGTGACGGCGGGTGA
- a CDS encoding NUDIX domain-containing protein, producing the protein MARLLSAGILLHRVRDGRREVLLGHLGGPFWAKRDERAWSIPKGVVEAGEQPADAARREFLEELGVPVPDGPWVDLGSVRQSRKDVVVWAVEADLDPTVVVPGTFDLEWPPGSGTLQAFPELDRVAWFGLEEAAEAVVAAQAVFLERLPAVPD; encoded by the coding sequence ATGGCCCGCCTGCTCAGCGCCGGGATCCTGCTGCACCGCGTGCGCGACGGACGCCGCGAGGTGCTGCTCGGGCACCTCGGCGGACCGTTCTGGGCGAAGCGCGACGAGCGCGCGTGGTCGATCCCGAAGGGCGTGGTCGAGGCGGGCGAGCAGCCCGCTGACGCGGCGCGGCGCGAGTTCCTCGAGGAGCTCGGCGTCCCGGTTCCCGACGGCCCGTGGGTGGACCTCGGCTCGGTGCGCCAGTCGCGCAAGGACGTCGTGGTGTGGGCCGTCGAGGCCGACCTGGATCCCACGGTGGTCGTGCCGGGCACCTTCGACCTCGAGTGGCCGCCCGGCTCCGGCACGCTGCAGGCCTTCCCCGAGCTCGACCGAGTCGCCTGGTTCGGACTCGAGGAGGCCGCCGAGGCCGTCGTCGCGGCGCAGGCGGTGTTCCTGGAACGTCTGCCTGCCGTGCCAGACTGA
- a CDS encoding ABC transporter ATP-binding protein yields MTGPLLSLENVSVRFPIGRRRHVTAVDGVTLELREGETLGLIGESGSGKSTVARAAMGLVPIADGTVRWRGEDVAGFGAKQRRSFSESVQMVFQDPHSALDPRRTILQSVREPLDVMGRGDKKDREAVAAKALEDVGLPLQMLKRYPHQLSGGQKQRANIARALVTDPKVLVCDESVAALDVALQAEILNLLQDLKKAYELTILFISHDLSVVSYLADRISVMYLGNIVENATTESLVKQSLHPYSEALLSAQPLVHDSSAERRIVLKGDIPSPVSPPPGCRFNTRCQFAQEQCRQEKPPLLEILPNHSSACLRVDELYGERIGRTVAS; encoded by the coding sequence ATGACCGGCCCCTTGCTCTCCCTGGAGAACGTGTCCGTGCGGTTCCCGATCGGTCGCCGGCGTCACGTGACGGCGGTCGACGGCGTCACCCTCGAGCTGCGCGAGGGCGAGACCCTCGGCCTGATCGGCGAGAGCGGATCGGGCAAGTCCACCGTGGCGCGCGCCGCGATGGGCCTGGTCCCGATCGCCGACGGCACCGTCCGGTGGCGTGGCGAGGACGTCGCGGGCTTCGGCGCGAAGCAGCGCCGCTCCTTCTCCGAGTCCGTCCAGATGGTGTTCCAGGACCCGCACAGCGCCCTCGACCCGCGCCGCACGATCCTGCAGAGCGTGCGCGAGCCGCTCGACGTCATGGGTCGCGGCGACAAGAAGGACCGCGAGGCCGTGGCGGCCAAGGCGCTCGAGGACGTCGGCCTGCCCCTGCAGATGCTGAAGCGCTACCCGCACCAGCTCAGCGGCGGCCAGAAGCAGCGCGCCAACATCGCGCGCGCCCTGGTCACCGACCCCAAGGTGCTGGTGTGCGACGAGTCGGTCGCGGCCCTCGACGTCGCGCTGCAGGCGGAGATCCTCAACCTGCTGCAGGACCTGAAGAAGGCCTACGAGCTGACGATCCTGTTCATCAGCCACGACCTCTCGGTGGTCAGCTATCTCGCCGACCGCATCAGCGTCATGTACCTGGGCAACATCGTCGAGAACGCGACCACCGAGTCCCTCGTGAAGCAGAGCCTGCACCCGTACAGCGAGGCCCTGCTGTCGGCCCAGCCGCTCGTGCACGACTCCTCGGCCGAGCGCCGGATCGTGCTGAAGGGCGACATCCCCAGCCCCGTCTCGCCCCCGCCCGGCTGCCGCTTCAACACGCGGTGCCAGTTCGCGCAGGAGCAGTGCCGCCAGGAGAAGCCCCCGCTGCTGGAGATCCTGCCGAACCACTCCTCGGCGTGCCTGCGGGTCGACGAGCTGTACGGCGAGCGCATCGGAAGGACGGTGGCGTCATGA